In Cervus elaphus chromosome 7, mCerEla1.1, whole genome shotgun sequence, the following proteins share a genomic window:
- the LOC122697227 gene encoding butyrophilin subfamily 1 member A1-like isoform X2: MEDFFHGSVLCHLTSLLLFTQLPTGGFAQEFIVIAPSDPIVAVLGGEVLLPCRVSPPMSAEDMELRWFRSKFSEAVFIYQDRLEQKEEQMAAYTGRTSLVRDLLNQGEAAVRIQNVNVSDNGLYTCFFRKGGFYEEANLELKVAGVGSAPQVHITGPEEDGVRVVCTASGWFPKPQVQWRDLSGEKFLAFSEAHTQDAEGLFSVEAALVVRDSSVGNVTCSILNPVLGQEKAMAIFIPEPFFPQASPWKVAFSVQKMREKETLCQTREQDRQTKEETLKDAAKLQEELKRRKSAYLAAWRKAQLYADWRKEEFQEWPVTLDPASVHSNLVISHEKTRVTLKDSCVTSGDTCSVLGFEGITSGRCYWEVEIRDGDQSEWVLGVCREDVNRKGWYVESPKKGFWVVGRFERGYCACTEKQTVLSFMQGPHPRLRMGVFLDYQEGDVSFYNMADGSHIFSFSQASFSGTLFPYLMIISGVVSLTVCSKVGGSEGLPAALSNPPLEEPVSLPGVGFSSGSSADGLSGAESPLLPCNPEAVSP; this comes from the exons ATGGAGGACTTCTTCCACGGCTCTGTGCTCTGCCACCTCACCTCCCTGCTCCTCTTCACGCAGCTGCCCACTGGGGGTTTTGCAC AGGAGTTCATCGTGATCGCCCCCTCGGACCCCATTGTGGCAGTGCTGGGCGGGGAAGTCCTGCTACCCTGTCGTGTATCTCCACCCATGAGTGCCGAAGACATGGAGCTGAGATGGTTCCGCTCCAAGTTTTCAGAAGCTGTGTTCATCTATCAAGACCGACTGGAGCAGAAAGAGGAGCAGATGGCTGCTTACACAGGGCGGACCTCGCTGGTGAGGGACCTCCTCAACCAGGGAGAAGCTGCTGTGCGTATCCAGAATGTCAATGTTTCTGACAATGGGCTGTACACCTGCTTCTTCAGAAAGGGAGGCTTCTATGAAGAGGCCAATTTGGAGCTGAAGGTGGCAG GTGTGGGCTCTGCCCCTCAGGTGCACATCACAGGGCCTGAGGAGGATGGGGTCCGCGTGGTGTGCACAGCCTCGGGGTGGTTCCCGAAGCCCCAGGTGCAGTGGAGAGACCTCAGCGGAGAGAAGTTCCTGGCGTTCTCTGAGGCCCACACCCAGGATGCTGAAGGGTTGTTCAGCGTGGAGGCGGCTCTGGTGGTGAGAGACAGCTCTGTGGGGAACGTGACCTGCTCCATCCTCAACCCTGTCCTGGGCCAGGAGAAGGCCATGGCTATTTTCATCCCAG AGCCCTTCTTCCCCCAGGCTTCTCCCTGGAAGGTGGCTTTCTCG GTGCAGAAGATGCGAGAAAAGGAGACTCTGTGCCAGACTAGAGAGCAGGACCGTCAGACAAAGGAGGAAACGCTGAAGGACGCAG cTAAACTTCAGGAAGAACTTA AGAGGAGGAAATCCGCTTACCTGGCTG CCTGGAGGAAGGCCCAGCTGTACGCAG ACTGGCGGAAGGAGGAGTTCCAGGAAT GGCCTGTCACTCTGGATCCAGCATCTGTCCATTCAAACCTTGTCATCTCTCATGAAAAGACACGTGTGACCTTGAAGGACTCCTGTGTGACCTCTGGAGATACCTGCAGTGTACTGGGCTTTGAGGGCATCACATCAGGGCGCTGTTACTGGGAGGTGGAGATCAGGGATGGAGACCAAAGCGAGTGGGTGCTGGGGGTCTGTAGGGAAGATGTGAACAGGAAAGGCTGGTACGTAGAGTCCCCAAAAAAGGGGTTCTGGGTTGTGGGGAGGTTTGAAAGAGGATATTGTGCCTGTACTGAAAAGCAGACTGTGCTATCCTTCATGCAGGGTCCCCACCCCAGGCTTAGGATGGGGGTGTTTCTGGATTACCAGGAAGGGGACGTGTCCTTCTACAACATGGCTGATGGCTCCcacattttctccttctctcaGGCTTCCTTCTCTGGGACGCTCTTTCCATACTTAATGATTATTTCAGGAGTTGTGTCCCTGACCGTGTGCTCCAAGGTGGGAGGGTCTGAGGGGCTCCCTGCTGCCCTTAGCAATCCTCCTCTGGAGGAGCCTGTGAGCCTCCCAGGGGTGGGGTTCAGCTCAGGCTCCAGCGCTGATGGTCTCTCTGGGGCCGAGTCTCCATTGCTCCCCTGCAACCCCGAGGCTGTGTCCCCATAG
- the LOC122697227 gene encoding butyrophilin subfamily 1 member A1-like isoform X1: MEDFFHGSVLCHLTSLLLFTQLPTGGFAQEFIVIAPSDPIVAVLGGEVLLPCRVSPPMSAEDMELRWFRSKFSEAVFIYQDRLEQKEEQMAAYTGRTSLVRDLLNQGEAAVRIQNVNVSDNGLYTCFFRKGGFYEEANLELKVAGVGSAPQVHITGPEEDGVRVVCTASGWFPKPQVQWRDLSGEKFLAFSEAHTQDAEGLFSVEAALVVRDSSVGNVTCSILNPVLGQEKAMAIFIPEPFFPQASPWKVAFSVSLTVLVILLLGAGCYTKREHSIKVQKMREKETLCQTREQDRQTKEETLKDAAKLQEELKRRKSAYLAAWRKAQLYADWRKEEFQEWPVTLDPASVHSNLVISHEKTRVTLKDSCVTSGDTCSVLGFEGITSGRCYWEVEIRDGDQSEWVLGVCREDVNRKGWYVESPKKGFWVVGRFERGYCACTEKQTVLSFMQGPHPRLRMGVFLDYQEGDVSFYNMADGSHIFSFSQASFSGTLFPYLMIISGVVSLTVCSKVGGSEGLPAALSNPPLEEPVSLPGVGFSSGSSADGLSGAESPLLPCNPEAVSP, encoded by the exons ATGGAGGACTTCTTCCACGGCTCTGTGCTCTGCCACCTCACCTCCCTGCTCCTCTTCACGCAGCTGCCCACTGGGGGTTTTGCAC AGGAGTTCATCGTGATCGCCCCCTCGGACCCCATTGTGGCAGTGCTGGGCGGGGAAGTCCTGCTACCCTGTCGTGTATCTCCACCCATGAGTGCCGAAGACATGGAGCTGAGATGGTTCCGCTCCAAGTTTTCAGAAGCTGTGTTCATCTATCAAGACCGACTGGAGCAGAAAGAGGAGCAGATGGCTGCTTACACAGGGCGGACCTCGCTGGTGAGGGACCTCCTCAACCAGGGAGAAGCTGCTGTGCGTATCCAGAATGTCAATGTTTCTGACAATGGGCTGTACACCTGCTTCTTCAGAAAGGGAGGCTTCTATGAAGAGGCCAATTTGGAGCTGAAGGTGGCAG GTGTGGGCTCTGCCCCTCAGGTGCACATCACAGGGCCTGAGGAGGATGGGGTCCGCGTGGTGTGCACAGCCTCGGGGTGGTTCCCGAAGCCCCAGGTGCAGTGGAGAGACCTCAGCGGAGAGAAGTTCCTGGCGTTCTCTGAGGCCCACACCCAGGATGCTGAAGGGTTGTTCAGCGTGGAGGCGGCTCTGGTGGTGAGAGACAGCTCTGTGGGGAACGTGACCTGCTCCATCCTCAACCCTGTCCTGGGCCAGGAGAAGGCCATGGCTATTTTCATCCCAG AGCCCTTCTTCCCCCAGGCTTCTCCCTGGAAGGTGGCTTTCTCGGTGAGCCTGACTGTGCTGGTGATCTTGCTCCTTGGGGCTGGATGTTACACCAAGAGAGAACATTCCATAAAGGTGCAGAAGATGCGAGAAAAGGAGACTCTGTGCCAGACTAGAGAGCAGGACCGTCAGACAAAGGAGGAAACGCTGAAGGACGCAG cTAAACTTCAGGAAGAACTTA AGAGGAGGAAATCCGCTTACCTGGCTG CCTGGAGGAAGGCCCAGCTGTACGCAG ACTGGCGGAAGGAGGAGTTCCAGGAAT GGCCTGTCACTCTGGATCCAGCATCTGTCCATTCAAACCTTGTCATCTCTCATGAAAAGACACGTGTGACCTTGAAGGACTCCTGTGTGACCTCTGGAGATACCTGCAGTGTACTGGGCTTTGAGGGCATCACATCAGGGCGCTGTTACTGGGAGGTGGAGATCAGGGATGGAGACCAAAGCGAGTGGGTGCTGGGGGTCTGTAGGGAAGATGTGAACAGGAAAGGCTGGTACGTAGAGTCCCCAAAAAAGGGGTTCTGGGTTGTGGGGAGGTTTGAAAGAGGATATTGTGCCTGTACTGAAAAGCAGACTGTGCTATCCTTCATGCAGGGTCCCCACCCCAGGCTTAGGATGGGGGTGTTTCTGGATTACCAGGAAGGGGACGTGTCCTTCTACAACATGGCTGATGGCTCCcacattttctccttctctcaGGCTTCCTTCTCTGGGACGCTCTTTCCATACTTAATGATTATTTCAGGAGTTGTGTCCCTGACCGTGTGCTCCAAGGTGGGAGGGTCTGAGGGGCTCCCTGCTGCCCTTAGCAATCCTCCTCTGGAGGAGCCTGTGAGCCTCCCAGGGGTGGGGTTCAGCTCAGGCTCCAGCGCTGATGGTCTCTCTGGGGCCGAGTCTCCATTGCTCCCCTGCAACCCCGAGGCTGTGTCCCCATAG